The genomic stretch TCTTGGTGAAATTTTTATTTGTGAATGTGGACAGTCGAATTTCCTCACTCCCTAGAGGCTCCGTATGCCACCGAAACAAAAAGGGACGTAGCTCGCATTCTCTTATAGTTCAAGAAACAAACATTATGAAAACATTAGCTTAGGATATGATAATATTTCTTAGAACGTTAAATAATTATAAAAATTCAGCACCAATATTGCATCATGCAAATGGTTGCACAGCATTACAGGCATGCTAATTTCATATGATCCAGCGCTCAGAGGGAATAGAACTCTACCATTCGCAGTTATTCTATGTTTGTATTACGAAATTGATACATTCCAAGGTTGCCTGAGTGATTGTTCTTTGTAAGAATCGCCAAACGTTGCAAAAGGAAGGCATGAGAGGACAGTGCATGAAGTCTCCTACGGACTTTCTTTGGTTCCAAGCCCAGACCTTTTCTCTGGTTAGATTGttctcccttttttttttttttttgcgaaaagtgTTCTCCCAGTTATTACTCTTTGGAGTAGCTTCAAACTTGTCCAACCGCTGCATCAGATTATGAGAAATATAAATATCATCGTATGGTTTATGGCTTTAGTTTGTAACAATGTCATTTTTGAAAAATCATTGTAACAGAATTTTTTTCAGCATGCACAAGGCTAGGAATACTGGTTACTCAAGCAATAGCTGAAGGGGGTCATATTTCGTGCACATTATTGTTTCCTTGCCAAAGTTCCACGTTACACTGATTCAAGAGTATTATATAGATGCCTAATTGGTAATTCTTGAGACAATGATCAAACATCAGATAAAGCATTGCTACCACCTACAAAAACAAAATGTGTGCATGAAATATTTGTAAGCACTATAATCAAAATAAATTCAGTTTGACCAGAACAAATACAGTTCACCTTTGTCCGAAAGATGTGCACAAACAACGGGAAGGATAATGCACCATGAAGAAGACCTTACAGAGTGTATATCTTCCAGCTCCATGATGTTAGTATACCGGGTGGAGCATCTGAATAATAGTGAAAAGTAGTTATATGTAGGTGCTAGAATAGCAAAAGGTGTACGTATATTCTTGTAGATATATATGCATTATGTAAACTCATAGTAGACGAATATAAAGTATAGAAACAACCTAATTTAGCTGGACTTTTCGTGCGTATTCAAAATGAATGAACTAACACTTTGTTGATAACCAAAGGAAGAGTTTAGAAGCATCCTCTTATGATGTGGTGGTATAATTGTTCAATACTTATGAAATGTTGGGACAACGGGAAGGGAAAGACAAAATGGAAGAATATCAAAGTGTGTTCTTGGGAAAGGATGGCAGCAGCCAAATTCGGCAATACAGCCTTTTGTTGTTAAAATTGCTAAAGCAGCTACCCTTGATGTTTGGTAAGCTCGATGGATGTTGAGGCACTGAAAACTAAAACACACTCCTCTATATGCACCTTTATTGTCctacaaaaaaaactaaaagCATATTTAGTTACCCCTACATATGTATATGATATATGGAAGACAGATATTGGATGAAGCACCCAACAAAGCATCAATCCATATCTACAAATTTCAGCCCAATGAAATGAGCATTGGATCCAGGGCTTTGACCATCAATGAAATTCAGTTATTGCAGCAGTTTGTTAAATTAGTGAGTCTTCTAACTTCCCTGAAAATTCTGTTGGAGATTAATATTGCGCACCTTGGAGAGTAGAGTTTGAATTTGTTCATCTAACCCTCTAATATCAACTTGATACTTAGAAATATATAGCAGACAGGTGCAAAATTAAGGAAATATTTCCTGTGTGGAAATCAAAAGAAGATATTAATACTACAGTTAAAAATTGGGTATCAAAAGCCACTGTTTTTTTTAAGTATGCAACGTAAAGAACATCTAAATCACACTTCTGCACCAAATGGATATTTCCAGACCCCCCATCACAAGCTGCACCGATATTTTAAGTATGTTTTATTTGTAACGTCCAGCAGAAGTTGGTTGTTTTAAGTATGTTTTATTTGCATACATCAATCAGTATGTTTTAACGTTTGGTTGTTTATTTGTAACGTTTGGTCAAATCACACTTTTAATTATGTTTTATTTGCATTCACATGTACGATTGAACCATCGTGCCGGATTATTTGTAACGTCCAGCAGATTGTTGTTTCACGCGGTTAATCCTAGCCACAAAACTAAGATCTAACAGCCTAATTAATCTTGattatgtggattaacgtggtggctTCAATGGTGTCTCTAATTAGTAAATACTAGATGGACCATGCGCGTCTTGCCGCGCCGTTCTCTGCTAAATGCGTTTAGGTTTTGTCTTGGGGCTATTCTTTTGTCGGCGCGTATATATTATCATTTTTTGTTCACTGGCAATTCTGAACCTATGCCATGAGTTGAACGAAAAATAAAAATTTAGACCATAATATCTTGCTAAAAAGGGGAAAAACACATTCAAATAGAATTTTGCAGGCAAGTAACAGTCTTGGGAACTGGATGAACCATTCTGAACCTCAACGCCACATCTTCGCCAAGTCTTGATTGCACCTAAAGAgatgttttctttttcatttgtGTTGCATTCCATAAATAAAAATACTGAAGAATCGTCATGCAACTTACATTAGTCTCCTTGTCTTCCGGCTCTTATTCTTAGAATCATCTCCCACCGGCTCTAACTGTCGTATAGTTTGTAGTAACACTAGTAGCATGTGTACTTTCAGTACCTCAGTGTCAAGCAAGTAGCCACATACATATATAACAACATTTTGGTTCAATCAAACAAGAAAATAGATTGATATTTACACTGTTACACTCACATCCGTGCAGTTTGAACCTCTAAGTCAGAGTGCAAAATATAACAGGTTACCTATCTTATCTAGGATTTTGAATTGTAATATGAATATTGAGCCTAAATTGGATGAATGCATTTACAATTTTGTGaaaaacaaatgaaaaaaaaaattcagtaTGTCTGTTGTTGGTGAGTAAAAAAAAGGTAGGTGCATAACGTTATGGCACGGCATAATCTGTCTTAAGGCTGGATGAATTTCTGCTCTATAAGTAACGCGCTGATGTTCATGTTGATGCAGCTGTTAAGTTGCGTGTTGTTCTCATACTATGGTGACAATGGAATTGATCTTAAGTTGTAAAGCACATTATTGACCCTGTGCAAGATCATCCGTCGGGCACATAGACCAGCTGGAAGGCCTACAGGTTTAGTGTTGTCAGTGTATGAATCGGTCGTGACAAACTGTAGCAGTAATTCAGATATGAAACGTTAAGGGGTTAGCTTTACCACTCTTTGACCCTGCAGTCTTGTGCTATTAGGATGATTACTACAAAGGCACGATTGCATCAATCACAACATTAGCTACGGAATATTGACAGTAAGTCTCGATCTTAAGCAACGAATACGCTTCTATTGTAACTGATACTTGCAGTATTAGCAATCGAGTGAGTAGATATTAATTTTCTTTGTTCTAGTTTTATTTGTGTTAATTACAGAAAGTACCTTTCATTTCCATTTTGCGTCTCTTTTGATAATATGGTGCCTAATATGTACTATTATCCAAATGCAGTTGCCTAATAAAGCTTTTGTCTTATGGTTGTGTGTGTTTTTAGAAAACCATAAAACACCATCCTCACAAGGGCATTTTAATGCATACAAAAAACTGCTTTGGAAAAGATTAAAGTGTAATAACTTATAAAAGATCAAAATGCATGGGGTAGCAATCCTTTTTTATTATATTACATTGTTCTGACATATGATACACTATTTTTTGGGTCAGTGTACAATTATAACTAAAGATCTAGTAAATACTAATCGAAGTCAGAACCGAATACGAACGGTTTGGTCGCAATTTTCTTATTCTTAGAATTCTGGTTTGACCTCTTCATACATGATAACATGTTCATTCTAATCACTCAGATGTGATTTTCTATTCCACTTTTTCAAGTTACATCCAATTTTACAGAATGGCCATCTGAAATATCTAAATTCTAACTCAAGCTACAAATGTCACAACTTTTTTATTCTTATAATTATGTTTTCAAGTGCTCTTTATAGAGGAAAACCCTATGTGATTTTACGGGGTCAATGTTTGGGTGGCGTCTATGTTTGGCTGCCAATACTGATTGGCAAGATGCATCGACTAAATGTGCCACACATTAAATAGTGTGGCATAATTGGCCAGTTTTCCATCTGATTAAGGTGCATTCAGATAGCAGGTGTCTAGTCACATACTATTTGTGTGATTTAGTAGATTAGATTGGAAGGTAACATCTCTGCCACACGGACTAAACTATCAAAAATGGCATGCAGAAAGTGGCAAAATCGAAAAAATTATGTATATGTATCCTGTCCCAGATACACTCCACCGTTCCTCCATTCCATAAAAAATGAAGATTATGTTTCTGCATGAGTCCTCTAGGCTGTAAATAATTGAGGTCAATTTCTGGTTGCAACCAAATTCAGTTGCTATTTCCTTTTGAATATACATGGTAACATTACAAATGTTTTGCTTTGAATATGAACATTTCAAATATTCAAACAGATAATTTTAAAAGCATGTGTATAGCTATCTATACAGGATTTTACCAAAAAATGGATAGATAATTACCGCTGGCACAAAGACATAAGATCATCAATGGTTGGAATAGCGGTGTGTAGCATCAGGGTCTCCCGACTCTCTTCATCCAAGATGCGTAATGTGTGCCACTGGCAAAGGCATATCACATGCCGTTTGACGGCCACGAAATCATAAGCACTTGGTGGATCCAAAATAAAACCTGAAACAGTTGGATGTTAAAGGTATGTTATTACTTGATGCAACCAGCTAAGCAACTTCATTTTTCTGTAAATATTTCAATTGTATTCACAATCAGCATGTCCTAATTAGAAGCACTAGCCATCAACCCGTGCAATGCACGCGGGGGCTATCGATATATTGAAGTTATATTGA from Lolium rigidum isolate FL_2022 chromosome 4, APGP_CSIRO_Lrig_0.1, whole genome shotgun sequence encodes the following:
- the LOC124705459 gene encoding uncharacterized protein LOC124705459, which produces MTKKQRLPPQHLHHVTYILRLRVSMAATSNFLQCWQPSKRCLLHGLTRSGKGFILDPPSAYDFVAVKRHVICLCQWHTLRILDEESRETLMLHTAIPTIDDLMSLCQRCSTRYTNIMELEDIHSVRSSSWCIILPVVCAHLSDKGELYLFWSN